A section of the Babylonia areolata isolate BAREFJ2019XMU chromosome 1, ASM4173473v1, whole genome shotgun sequence genome encodes:
- the LOC143292483 gene encoding uncharacterized protein LOC143292483 isoform X2 has product MAGLATRVLVFLVVFCLVVNLREAEGSRRSGRSRYRSSRYRSSSTSTSGGGKGWIGICGIPVTAVIVLLIKYWHKLPCFSKTKLPTTKVSPAPVTCVTDNTKPMDHDSTSFKSDDPCSALPSPRTKGNTLHLLTQATYPPPTPPAYSPPPACPCSPPPAYDSHGGALP; this is encoded by the exons ATGGCAGGGCTGGCTACACGAGTTCTGGTGTTCTTGGTGGTGTTCTGCCTGGTTG TCAACTTGCGAGAAGCTGAGGGATCTAGAAGAAGTGGCCGATCCCGGTACAGATCAAGCCGATACAGATCCTCTTCGACCAG CACTTCAGGCGGTGGCAAAGGATGGATCGGGATCTGCGGCATCCCTGTCACTGCCGTCATCGTCTTGCTCATCAAGTACTGGCACAAGCTGCCCTGTTTCTCGAAGACCAAGT tgcCCACAACCAAAGTAAGCCCCGCCCCAGTGACGTGTGTCACGGACAACACCAAACCCATGGACCACGACAGCACCAGCTTCAAGTCCGATGACCCCTGCAgtgccctcccctctcccaggACAAAGGGCAACACTCTCCATCTTCTGACCCAGgctacctacccccctcccactcccccagcctattccccacccccagcctgcccctgctccccacccccagcctatGACAGTCATGGAGGCGCTCTGCCCTGA
- the LOC143292473 gene encoding uncharacterized protein LOC143292473 isoform X2 has translation MAGLATRVLVFLVVFCLVVNLREAEGSRRSGRSRYRSSRYRSSSTSTSGGGKGWIGGVVIGGIAVTAVIVFLLIKFRHKLPCFSKTTVPTTKVGAAPVTYITDNTKPMDHNSTSFKSDDPYSALPPPWTKGNTLPPLTQATYPPPPPPAYSPPPAYPCSPPPAYDSHGGALP, from the exons ATGGCAGGGCTGGCTACACGAGTTCTGGTGTTCTTGGTGGTGTTCTGCCTGGTTG TCAACTTGCGAGAAGCTGAGGGATCTAGAAGAAGTGGCCGATCCCGGTACAGATCAAGCCGATACAGATCCTCTTCGACCAG CACTTCAGGCGGTGGCAAAGGATGGATCGGTGGCGTCGTGATTGGCGGCATCGCTGTCACTGCcgtcatcgtcttcctcctcatcaAGTTCAGGCACAAGTTGCCCTGTTTCTCGAAGACCACAG tgcCCACAACCAAAGTAGGCGCCGCCCCAGTGACGTATATTACGGACAACACCAAACCCATGGACCACAACAGCACCAGCTTCAAGTCCGATGACCCCTACagtgccctcccccctccctggacAAAGGGCAACACTCTCCCTCCTCTGACCCAGgctacctacccccctccccctcccccagcctactccccacccccagcctacccctgctccccacccccagcctatGACAGTCATGGAGGCGCTCTGCCCTGA
- the LOC143292473 gene encoding uncharacterized protein LOC143292473 isoform X1, with amino-acid sequence MAGLATRVLVFLVVFCLVVNLREAEGSRRSGRSRYRSSRYRSSSTSSTSGGGKGWIGGVVIGGIAVTAVIVFLLIKFRHKLPCFSKTTVPTTKVGAAPVTYITDNTKPMDHNSTSFKSDDPYSALPPPWTKGNTLPPLTQATYPPPPPPAYSPPPAYPCSPPPAYDSHGGALP; translated from the exons ATGGCAGGGCTGGCTACACGAGTTCTGGTGTTCTTGGTGGTGTTCTGCCTGGTTG TCAACTTGCGAGAAGCTGAGGGATCTAGAAGAAGTGGCCGATCCCGGTACAGATCAAGCCGATACAGATCCTCTTCGACCAG CAGCACTTCAGGCGGTGGCAAAGGATGGATCGGTGGCGTCGTGATTGGCGGCATCGCTGTCACTGCcgtcatcgtcttcctcctcatcaAGTTCAGGCACAAGTTGCCCTGTTTCTCGAAGACCACAG tgcCCACAACCAAAGTAGGCGCCGCCCCAGTGACGTATATTACGGACAACACCAAACCCATGGACCACAACAGCACCAGCTTCAAGTCCGATGACCCCTACagtgccctcccccctccctggacAAAGGGCAACACTCTCCCTCCTCTGACCCAGgctacctacccccctccccctcccccagcctactccccacccccagcctacccctgctccccacccccagcctatGACAGTCATGGAGGCGCTCTGCCCTGA
- the LOC143292483 gene encoding uncharacterized protein LOC143292483 isoform X1, with protein MAGLATRVLVFLVVFCLVVNLREAEGSRRSGRSRYRSSRYRSSSTSSTSGGGKGWIGICGIPVTAVIVLLIKYWHKLPCFSKTKLPTTKVSPAPVTCVTDNTKPMDHDSTSFKSDDPCSALPSPRTKGNTLHLLTQATYPPPTPPAYSPPPACPCSPPPAYDSHGGALP; from the exons ATGGCAGGGCTGGCTACACGAGTTCTGGTGTTCTTGGTGGTGTTCTGCCTGGTTG TCAACTTGCGAGAAGCTGAGGGATCTAGAAGAAGTGGCCGATCCCGGTACAGATCAAGCCGATACAGATCCTCTTCGACCAG CAGCACTTCAGGCGGTGGCAAAGGATGGATCGGGATCTGCGGCATCCCTGTCACTGCCGTCATCGTCTTGCTCATCAAGTACTGGCACAAGCTGCCCTGTTTCTCGAAGACCAAGT tgcCCACAACCAAAGTAAGCCCCGCCCCAGTGACGTGTGTCACGGACAACACCAAACCCATGGACCACGACAGCACCAGCTTCAAGTCCGATGACCCCTGCAgtgccctcccctctcccaggACAAAGGGCAACACTCTCCATCTTCTGACCCAGgctacctacccccctcccactcccccagcctattccccacccccagcctgcccctgctccccacccccagcctatGACAGTCATGGAGGCGCTCTGCCCTGA